From the Lactobacillus sp. PV034 genome, the window TCAGTAATTTTTTCATTAAAAATAATTCCTTCAGGAATTAAAATGATATTCTTATAGGTCATGATTAACCTCCCAATAAATTTTCTCATAAAATTATCGAAATTGCGTAATAAGATATGTTAGGGATGCTTTTAGCTGTAATAAATGTTGAAAATATTACTTAGTTTGATATGATTTATCTAATTAAAATACATATGATAAGTGAGAGGAGTGATAAATTGACAACTGAAGTTTATTTAGTAAGACACGGGGAAACAATGTTTAATCAATTAAATAAAGTCCAGGGATGGTCCGATTCTCCGTTATCGTTAAAGGGCATAAATGATTTGAAAGTTACTGCTAGAAATTTAGCTCAGGTTCACTTTGACAAAATGTATAGTTCCGATTTAAAACGTGCAATTGATACCGCACATTTAATTCAGGATAATAATAAAGTCTCAGTTCCTAGTAAAATGAAAAAACTTCCAGCTTTTCGAGAAGTATTTTTTGGGTCATTTGAAGGGGACGATATTGATCGAACTTGGGAAAAAGTTGCCGTAGCTGGTGGAATGAAACCAGAAAAAAATGTCGATAAAATTATTGAAACTTTAGGTTTTGACAAATTTAGGGATGCGACCAAAAAAGCTGATCCCCGTCACCTAGCAGAAAATAGCCAAGAATTAAATGAACGTATGAAGCAAGCAGTAGAGCAACTGGCTAAAGAAACTAAAGGGTTAAATAGAGTTTTAGTAGTATCTCACGGTGATTTTATCAAAAGTTTAGGTCTTGTCTACTGGGAAAAGGCAGCAGTAAAGGACATCATTCCTTTTCCAGGAAATGGTAGTGTAACTCGGGCGGTTATTGATGATGAAGGTCAATTTAAAATTGTTGATTATAACATTCAAAGTAAAGATTTAAATAATTTATAAATATCTTCTCTAATAGAGAAGATATTTTTCTTTTTGACTATGGTAAACTACTAGTGGAAAAGGGAGAGCAAGTTTATGCATGATAAAACGTCAGTTAAGTTTATTTGGGTAATGATTCTAAATTTTTTAATAACGATTGCTGAATTTTTAGGTGGGATTTTTTCCGGCTCCCTCGCTTTATTATCTGATGCTTTGCATAATTTAGGTGATACAGGAGCAATTGTTTTATCCTTTTTTGCACATTTGATTAGTAAGAAAAGTAAAGATCATATCAAAACTTTTGGGTATGAACGTGCTGAAACTTTAGCAGCATTCACCAATGGGGTAATTTTAGTAGTAATATCTTTCTTTTTAATTATTGAAGCAATTGAGCGCTTTTTAAAGCCAGAGCCAATTAAGGGAAACATTATGTTAATTGTGGCGATTATTGGACTAATTGCGAATCTAATCTCAATGTTTGCAATGCACAATGATTCTAAAGCCAATTTAAATGTTAAATCAACTTTCATTCATATGTTATCTGATGCCTTATCAAGTATTGTAGTGGTTATTGGAGCAATTTTTATTAAAATTTGGCATTGGGAATGGCTTGATCCAACTTTAACTATCTTGGTATCGATTTTTATTTTGTATGAAGCCTTTAAAATCATAAAAAGTGCGGCTAACGTTTTGATGGAATCTAATCCAAGCATCGATTTAGATCAGGTCAAAGCAATTATGTTAACGATTCCCGAGATTGCAAATGTTCACCATGTTCATTTATGGCGTTATTCAGATCAATTAATTATGTTAGATGCGCACATTAATGTTTGTTCAAATTTAGAAATTGAGGAGTTAGAAAAACTCTATAATGAAATAGAAGATAAATTAAGTCCTTTAGGTATTAACCATATTACGCTACAAGCTGAATGCAATCGTGGTTTAAAAGAAAAAATGAT encodes:
- a CDS encoding histidine phosphatase family protein, whose product is MTTEVYLVRHGETMFNQLNKVQGWSDSPLSLKGINDLKVTARNLAQVHFDKMYSSDLKRAIDTAHLIQDNNKVSVPSKMKKLPAFREVFFGSFEGDDIDRTWEKVAVAGGMKPEKNVDKIIETLGFDKFRDATKKADPRHLAENSQELNERMKQAVEQLAKETKGLNRVLVVSHGDFIKSLGLVYWEKAAVKDIIPFPGNGSVTRAVIDDEGQFKIVDYNIQSKDLNNL
- a CDS encoding cation diffusion facilitator family transporter translates to MHDKTSVKFIWVMILNFLITIAEFLGGIFSGSLALLSDALHNLGDTGAIVLSFFAHLISKKSKDHIKTFGYERAETLAAFTNGVILVVISFFLIIEAIERFLKPEPIKGNIMLIVAIIGLIANLISMFAMHNDSKANLNVKSTFIHMLSDALSSIVVVIGAIFIKIWHWEWLDPTLTILVSIFILYEAFKIIKSAANVLMESNPSIDLDQVKAIMLTIPEIANVHHVHLWRYSDQLIMLDAHINVCSNLEIEELEKLYNEIEDKLSPLGINHITLQAECNRGLKEKMIDTSQSD